The following coding sequences lie in one Flagellimonas eckloniae genomic window:
- a CDS encoding PLP-dependent cysteine synthase family protein, whose product MKKQINAHSNILDLIGNTPLVKLNKIAAPLTGNFYAKIESFNPGHSSKDRVASYIIDNAESKGILKPGSTIIETTSGNTGFSLAMVSIVKGYKCILAVSSKSSPDKIDMLRSMGAKVYVCPAHVSADDPRSYYEVAKRLHKETKDSIYINQYFNELNIEAHYKTTGPEIWNQTAGSITHLVACSGTGGTISGIARYLKEQNPDVKILGVDAYGSVLKKYHETGEFDHNEVYPYRIEGLGKNLIPTATDFNCIDRYVKVSDEESAHMARKIAHTEGMFVGYTSGAAMQALYHMNTEGEFDEDSNVVVIFPDHGSRYMSKVYSNEWMENQGFFDTKNAETPEKIEYIK is encoded by the coding sequence ATGAAGAAACAGATAAATGCGCATAGCAATATTCTTGATTTAATTGGAAATACCCCTTTAGTAAAGCTGAATAAAATTGCAGCTCCCCTTACCGGAAATTTTTACGCTAAAATTGAATCCTTTAATCCTGGACATTCTTCCAAGGATAGAGTGGCCTCATACATTATTGATAATGCAGAGAGCAAGGGCATTCTTAAACCAGGAAGTACAATTATAGAGACTACCTCAGGTAATACGGGTTTTAGTTTGGCAATGGTGAGTATTGTAAAAGGCTATAAGTGTATTCTGGCTGTTAGTTCAAAGTCGTCCCCGGACAAAATAGATATGCTACGGTCCATGGGTGCTAAAGTATACGTTTGCCCAGCTCATGTTAGCGCAGATGATCCCCGATCATACTATGAAGTGGCAAAAAGACTGCATAAAGAGACCAAGGATTCCATATATATCAATCAATATTTTAATGAGTTGAATATAGAGGCTCATTATAAAACCACAGGTCCAGAAATCTGGAATCAAACAGCTGGTTCCATTACACATCTTGTAGCTTGTAGCGGTACGGGAGGCACAATTTCCGGTATTGCACGTTATTTAAAAGAGCAAAATCCAGATGTAAAAATATTGGGTGTTGATGCCTATGGGTCAGTATTGAAAAAATATCATGAAACTGGTGAATTTGACCATAATGAGGTCTACCCTTATAGAATTGAAGGTTTAGGAAAGAATTTAATTCCCACAGCAACAGATTTCAATTGTATAGACCGATATGTAAAGGTTTCTGATGAAGAAAGTGCCCATATGGCTAGAAAGATAGCCCATACCGAAGGTATGTTTGTTGGGTATACCAGTGGCGCTGCAATGCAGGCGCTTTACCACATGAACACAGAAGGTGAGTTTGATGAAGACAGTAATGTTGTTGTAATCTTCCCTGATCACGGTTCTAGGTACATGAGTAAAGTCTACAGTAATGAATGGATGGAAAACCAAGGGTTTTTTGATACAAAAAATGCGGAAA